TTCAATATGCCAATCATCACTTTCATTGATACCGCGGGTGCTTATCCAGGTGTTGGTGCAGAAGAGCGTGGTCAATCTGAAGCAATCGCAACGAACCTTAAAGTAATGTCTGGTTTAAAAGTACCTGTTATTTGTAACGTTGTTGGTGAAGGCGGTTCTGGTGGTGCACTTGCAATTGGTGTTGGCGATTACGTTAACATGCTGCAGTACTCTACTTATTCAGTTATCTCTCCTGAAGGTTGTGCTTCAATCTTATGGCGTGATTCAGATAAAGCCCCACAAGCTGCAGAAGCAATGGGTCTAATCGCTCCTCGCCTTAAAGAGCTTGAGTTGATTGATGAGATCATTGAAGAGCCATTAGGTGGCGCTCATCGCGATCACGAGTTAACTGCCGCGAACATGAAAGCAACGTTGATTCGTCAACTTGCTGAGCTAGACAAATTGGAACAAGACGACCTTCTAGATCGTCGATACCAACGTCTAATGAGCTACGGTTACTGCTAAGTTTATCTTGTCATACACCGCAGTATGACTCGAACAAAAATGTCAAAGGGTTGGACTAAGTCCAGCCCTTTTTGTTTTTCAGTCAACGCGGTACACTTGCTCATATATTTGATTTCATTACTGACACTTAATGACCGAACTCTACTCTTATTTTGCAGAACAACTGGGTAATATTGCGCCAAATAAAGCGGTCGTTGCTTTTAGTGGCGGAGTAGACTCTCATGTTCTTTTAACTCTGCTTGCTCAGTATCGTGATACACATAAGATCGATTGTTTAGCCGTACATGTTCATCATGGACTCAGTGCTCATGCCGATGATTGGGCAGAGCAGTGTGTGTGCTGGGGTAAAAAGGTTGGTATTCCGGTTGTTGTTGAAAAGGTGAGTTTAGATTTTTCGTCCGGACAGAGCTTAGAGCGTGTGGCTAGAGAGGCTCGATATGCCGCGTTATCTAAGCATGTATCTCATGGTGACTGTTTATTGCTTGGCCAGCATGCCGATGATCAAATTGAAACGTTTTTGCTCGCGTTAAAACGCGGCAGTGGCCCTAAAGGGCTTTCTTCCATGGGAGCCCTAGGGCCTTTTGCTCAGGGGCAGTTGTTACGTCCTTTATTAGGTGTGACTCGCAGTGAAATTGAAGCATTTGCTCATGAGCATCATCTAGAGTGGGTAAGTGATGAAAGTAATCAAGATGAGCGCTTTGACCGGAATTTCTTGCGTCATCAGATTGTACCTTTATTAACGCAGCGCTGGAGTGGCTTTCATCAAGCCGTACTGCGCAGTGCTGAGTTGTGCGCTCAACAAGAGTTATTACTTGAAGAGTTACTGGCCGATAAACTGGATCAGGCGCTCTATTCAGATGGCAGCTTATCGATTGAAAAATTACAAGATTGTACTGAGCAAGTGAGACTTCAATTATGCCGCTATTGGTTAAAACAGCTAAATCAACCAATGCCAAGCCGGCAGCATACTGAAATGATATGGTATGAAGTGGCGTTAGCTAGCCTAGATGCCAACCCCATATTAACCTTAGGTCAGTATGATATTCGTCGTTTTCAGCAGCGTTTGTATTGCGTTGCACATCAAAGAGATATTTCGCAGTGGTCTGATCGGCTAACGTTAGAGCAGCCAGTCGTATTACCCGACTCTTTAGGTAGCTTACAACTGATTCGCACAGGAAAGGGGCAAATAGCATTGCCGAAAGAGTGCAAGTCAGTGGATATTATTTTTGACCCGACTGGTTTGTCTGCTTGTCCATATGGCCGAGTTGGAAGTCGCAAATTAAAAAAATTATATCAAGAATATGGTGTGCCAAGCTGGTTACGTCGAAGGTTACCTATTCTACTTTATCAACAACAAGTTATCGCCATAGCAGGATTATTTGTTAGCCGTGATTTTTATGGTCAGGAGTGTGAGCTCATCTGGGATAAATCTGCACATAACGTGGCAAACTTTACATAAAATAAAAAAAAGGTGAAGCAATGAGAGTATTCACGCTAAGTTTAGCAATTATGAGCACGGTATTTGCAGGTTACGCAATGGCTGGTGATATTGCAGCGGGACAGAAAAAAGCGGCTGGCTGTTTAGGTTGCCATGGTGCGAATGGTGTCGCTGTTATTCCGGGATATCCAAGTTTAAAAGGTCAAAACGAGCAGTATCTTGTGTCTTCGATGCAAGCTTACAAGAATAAACAGCGTAAAGGCGGCCTAGCAAATATGATGCAGGCGCAAATGTCGATTTTGAGTAATGATGATATTGAAAACCTAGCTGCGTATTTTGCGAGTTTAAAATAACACTTAGGTGTTCAATATCAGCCAATTGAATAAAGTTATCTAGTGCCTGACCTTGGTTCAGGCTTTTTCGTTGATTGTTTGCCTAGGCTAGATAATAATGCCGGCAAGTGTATGAAGTTTAAGGGACGAACATGAAAAAAATTGAAGCGATTATCAAGCCGTTTAAACTTGATGACGTTCGCGAAGCATTAGCGGATGTTGGTATTACGGGTATGACAGTATCAGAAGTGAAAGGTTTTGGTCGTCAAAAAGGTCATACTGAGTTATACCGTGGCGCTGAATATATGGTGGATTTTCTACCTAAAGTAAAATTGGAAATCGTCGTGGGTGACGATGTGGTTGATCAGTGTGTTGACACCATTATCGAAGTTGCTCAGACTGGTAAAATTGGTGATGGCAAAATCTTCATCACAGAAGTGGAACGTATCGTACGTATCCGTACTGGTGAAGAAGATGAGGAAGCTATCTAAACTCCTTTAGCGGTATGAGCTTATCCCCCTTATTAGGGGAATATGGATAACGGGCTCAGCGACGCAATTAGCAGGAAGGCTTGCCTTCCTGCTAATGAAGTGTAGGTATTATGAGAAAACGTTATTTATTCTTTTCTAGTTTGCTGCTAATAGGCTCTGGTGTTAGCAGTTTTCTGACCATTTTTTCTATTCCTAAACACCCTCAATTACTTACCATCAACGATGAAGGTGAGGAGCAGCCACTCGTCTGTTATCAAGGTCATCCAGAACAGGCGGTCGATAGGGCTGGTCAACTCAATGTCTTAGTCTGGAATATTTACAAGCAGAATCGCGACAATTGGGCGCAAGCGTTAACTCAATACAGCCAACAGGCGGATTTATTGTTTCTACAAGAAGCGAGTATGACCGAGCCTTTAAAAAATTGGATTTCTGCTAATAATTGGGATGGTGCCCAAGCCAATGCATTTAGGGTTCTTGGTGAATCGACTGGGGTGCTTAACCTTTCGAAAGTGATGCCCAAGCTCGCCTGCGCTTACACTGAGGTAGAACCTTGGTTACGTTTACCTAAATCTGGTATCTATGCTGAATACCCATTAAGTAATGGAGAAACATTAGCGAGTGTCAACTTGCATGCGGTTAATTTTACGTATGGCACGGCCGAGTACGAGGCGCAAATTGAACGTCTATTAGAGCGATTAGGACACCATCGAGGACCTATTATTCTTGCTGGTGATTTTAATAGTTGGAGTTCAAGACGCATGCATATCTTGACGCAGGCTTTTCATAAGATTGGTCTTGAGGAAGTGTCGTTTTCTCCCGATAACCGCGTGACCTTTTTTAATGGTTTAGCTCTGGATCATGTGTTTTATCGAGGATTAGATTTAGTTAACGCTGAAGCGCCGAAAAGTGATGCATCCGATCATAACCCATTACAGGTGGCGTTCCGATTACGCTAATCGTTTAAACTCTATATAAGAAAAGAGCCCAACAGGGCTCTTTTCTTTTAGGTATTAAACACTCACTTTGGTGACATCAACGTAGAGTTTCAATTTTTGACCCGGCTGCAGGTATTTCTCATTCGCCAAATCATTCCATTGAATGATGTCGTTGGTTTTGACTTTAAATCGTTGTGCGATGGTGCTGAGTGAATCACCGCTGCGTACATGGTAGAACACTGTACGGATGATTGCGCCATCTGAGCTGGTTTTCCAAATGACCAGTTTTTGCCCTAAACGTAATGTGTCGAGCGGGCTCATCCCATTCCACTTGGCGAGTGAACGGTATGACACATTATTTTGGCGGGCAATTGTCCATAAGCTCTCACCGCTTTGTACTACATGATCTATCTTATATTGACCACGAGCGAGAGATTGTAATCTCTTCAATCGGTTACTGGCTGTTAACGCATAGGCTTTCGGATCTTTTACCGATGTCGGAATCATCAAATACTGTCCGACGCGAATCACGTTACTTGATAGGCTGTTCGCCGTTTCGATCACCTTAGTCGTCGTTTTGT
This DNA window, taken from Vibrio nitrifigilis, encodes the following:
- the accA gene encoding acetyl-CoA carboxylase carboxyl transferase subunit alpha; amino-acid sequence: MSLNFLDFEKPIVELEAKIQALRDVSLHGGDSSVDLEKEIEQLEKKSLELKKKTFSDLGAWQVAQLARHPQRPYTLDYIKHMFTEFDELAGDRAFADDKAIIGGMARIDGRPVIVIGHQKGRETREKVKRNFGMPKPEGYRKAKRLMEMAERFNMPIITFIDTAGAYPGVGAEERGQSEAIATNLKVMSGLKVPVICNVVGEGGSGGALAIGVGDYVNMLQYSTYSVISPEGCASILWRDSDKAPQAAEAMGLIAPRLKELELIDEIIEEPLGGAHRDHELTAANMKATLIRQLAELDKLEQDDLLDRRYQRLMSYGYC
- the tilS gene encoding tRNA lysidine(34) synthetase TilS, whose product is MTELYSYFAEQLGNIAPNKAVVAFSGGVDSHVLLTLLAQYRDTHKIDCLAVHVHHGLSAHADDWAEQCVCWGKKVGIPVVVEKVSLDFSSGQSLERVAREARYAALSKHVSHGDCLLLGQHADDQIETFLLALKRGSGPKGLSSMGALGPFAQGQLLRPLLGVTRSEIEAFAHEHHLEWVSDESNQDERFDRNFLRHQIVPLLTQRWSGFHQAVLRSAELCAQQELLLEELLADKLDQALYSDGSLSIEKLQDCTEQVRLQLCRYWLKQLNQPMPSRQHTEMIWYEVALASLDANPILTLGQYDIRRFQQRLYCVAHQRDISQWSDRLTLEQPVVLPDSLGSLQLIRTGKGQIALPKECKSVDIIFDPTGLSACPYGRVGSRKLKKLYQEYGVPSWLRRRLPILLYQQQVIAIAGLFVSRDFYGQECELIWDKSAHNVANFT
- a CDS encoding c-type cytochrome, encoding MRVFTLSLAIMSTVFAGYAMAGDIAAGQKKAAGCLGCHGANGVAVIPGYPSLKGQNEQYLVSSMQAYKNKQRKGGLANMMQAQMSILSNDDIENLAAYFASLK
- the glnB gene encoding nitrogen regulatory protein P-II, yielding MKKIEAIIKPFKLDDVREALADVGITGMTVSEVKGFGRQKGHTELYRGAEYMVDFLPKVKLEIVVGDDVVDQCVDTIIEVAQTGKIGDGKIFITEVERIVRIRTGEEDEEAI
- a CDS encoding endonuclease/exonuclease/phosphatase family protein; its protein translation is MRKRYLFFSSLLLIGSGVSSFLTIFSIPKHPQLLTINDEGEEQPLVCYQGHPEQAVDRAGQLNVLVWNIYKQNRDNWAQALTQYSQQADLLFLQEASMTEPLKNWISANNWDGAQANAFRVLGESTGVLNLSKVMPKLACAYTEVEPWLRLPKSGIYAEYPLSNGETLASVNLHAVNFTYGTAEYEAQIERLLERLGHHRGPIILAGDFNSWSSRRMHILTQAFHKIGLEEVSFSPDNRVTFFNGLALDHVFYRGLDLVNAEAPKSDASDHNPLQVAFRLR